Proteins from one Mycteria americana isolate JAX WOST 10 ecotype Jacksonville Zoo and Gardens chromosome 1, USCA_MyAme_1.0, whole genome shotgun sequence genomic window:
- the SESN3 gene encoding sestrin-3 isoform X3, giving the protein MQANGLDERTNLLVEEYSTSGRLDNITQVMSIHTQYLESFLRSQFYMLRMDGPLPLPYRHYIAIMAAARHQCSYLINMHVDEFLKTGGIAEWLNGLEYIPQRLKNLNEINKLLAHRPWLITKEHIQKLVKTGENNWSLPELVHAVVLLAHYHALASFVFGSGINPERDPDTSNGVRLIAVNNFCVCDLANDNNIENASLTSSNFGNVMVFLQMADSLSELEALMERMKRLQEDKEDEEASQEEMATRFEKEKKESLLVINGAFDDEIVSTDVSRYIEDPGFGYKDFARRGEDHLPTFRAQDYTWENHGFSLVNRLYSDIGHLLDEKFRMVYNLTYNTMATHEDVDTTTLRRALFNYVHCMYGIRYDDYDYGEVNQLLERSLKVYIKTVTCYPERTTKRMYDSYWRQFKHSEKVHVNLLLMEARMQAELLYALRAITRHLT; this is encoded by the exons ATGCAAGCAAATGGTTTGGATGAACGTACTAATCTTCTTGTGGAAGAATACTCTACATCTGGTCGCCTGGACAACATCACGCAGGTCATGAGTATCCATACTCAGTACCTGGAGTCTTTCCTCCGCAGCCAGTTCTATATGCTGCGCATGGATGGGCCCCTTCCTTTGCCCTATAGGCACTACATTGCTATAATG GCTGCGGCCAGACATCAGTGTTCCTACCTAATAAATATGCACGTTGATGAGTTTTTGAAGACTGGCGGGATTGCAGAGTGGTTGAACGGTTTAGAATACATTCcccaaagactgaaaaatctgaatgaaataaaCAAACTCCTTGCACACCGGCCCTGGCTAATCACGAAAGAGCACATTCAG aAACTTGTCAAGACTGGGGAAAATAATTGGTCTCTTCCTGAACTGGTGCATGCTGTTGTCCTGTTGGCACATTATCATGCCTTGGCAAGTTTTGTATTTGGTAGTGGCATTAATCCAGAGAGAGATCCGGATACGTCTAATGGAGTCAGACTTATAGCAGTCAACAACTTCTGTGTCTGTGATCTTGCCAATGACAACAACATAGAAAATGCATCCCTCACAAGTAGCAACTTTGGG AATGTCATGGTGTTTTTGCAGATGGCAGATTCTTTAAGTGAGCTGGAGGCCTTAATGGAAAGGATGAAGAGGCTACAAGAAGATAAAGAGGATGAAGAAGCCTCTCAGGAAGAAATGGCAACTCGctttgaaaaggagaagaaggagagtcTGCTAGTAATTAATGGAG CATTTGACGATGAAATAGTTTCTACGGATGTCTCCCGCTATATTGAAGATCCTGGCTTTGGGTACAAAGACTTTGCAAGGCGAGGAGAAGACCATCTGCCAACTTTCAGAGCTCAG gACTATACTTGGGAAAATCATGGCTTTTCCCTTGTAAACAGGCTTTATTCTGATATTGGGCATCTCCTCGATGAGAAGTTTCGGATGGTATATAACCTCACGTATAACACTATGGCAACACATGAAGATGTTGATACAACTACGCTAAGAAGAGCTTTATTTAACTATGTCCACTGTATGTATGGAATCAG GTATGATGACTATGATTACGGAGAAGTTAATCAGTTACTTGAACGCAGCCTGAAGGTTTACATAAAGACAGTGACCTGCTACCCAGAGAGAACTACCAAGCGCATGTACGATAGTTACTGGCGTCAGTTCAAGCACTCGGAGAAG GTTCATGTCAATCTACTTCTAATGGAAGCTCGTATGCAAGCTGAACTTCTGTATGCCCTTCGTGCCATAACTCGTCACTTAACCTGA